From Arachis hypogaea cultivar Tifrunner chromosome 3, arahy.Tifrunner.gnm2.J5K5, whole genome shotgun sequence:
ATGCTGGGGGCGTTGCAGCCTGTATGCAAGCCACGTGGAGTTCAGTATGTAAATCGGACGGTCTATTTATATACCATACGATTCCTGTAATCAACCGTCCGATTATTCTTCTTCCTATCAGACTGTTCGATTTGTTTGGCACAATCATCACAGCCCAATGAAACATCCTATACCCCATAACCATGCATACACCCTAACTTActctatatcaaaattaaaaagttctgCGACAGGATACTATTCATTCTTGATTTCTTGCAAAACACATCGAATAAAAACCACCAAAAACAAAAGCAGAATTATTTAGAAAAGGAAAAAACAAATCTCCGAAGAAGTTAAAATTAAGCGCACAATTCACAACTGGGTTGGAATTTGGAAGGAAGCAAAATCAAATGGAGAAACTCGAACAGCCACCACAAAACTGGAGCGAAGCCGCGGAGGACCTCGCCGCCGCCGGAGACACCGACGGCGCCATCGCTTTCATCGAATCGGTGATCTCAAATCTTGAGCTCCAAACCCTAAAAGACCCTTCCGATTCCATCGTCACGCAGCTCCAATTGGCCTCCGCTCTCACCGAATTGGCCACACTTTACTCATCCAAGGGTTTCTCCCTCAAAGCCGATGAACTTAGAACCCGCGCTTCTCTCATCAAACAAACGCAACAAAAGtaccttctttttttctttcctcttccGTTTGAAATGCGACACTTAAATTAGGGATTCCTAAACAAAATGCCCCCCCCCCCTTCCATTTTCAGTGACGCGCGAGTTGGGAAAGAGTACGAGGGGGAAAGGATTGCACCGACTAATCttgcttcttcttgttcttcttcgtcTTGCAAAGATTCTAACTTTAACGGGGATTTGGATCGTGGTAAAGTAGCGTAAATTTTCCTGCAAAAATTGGTTGCAATGTGCCTATGTTAATCGGAATTagttctctttatttatttatttattttttatcttctgaAGGGCTTAATGAGAAGCATGCGGAATTGCCTGCTGAGACTTCCCCTCACAATGATTCTTCAGACGATGGTAtgttttcaattttcattatctTGGATAACAATTCTTCATTACAATTGTTTGTTTATATATTAGTTCTTGGTTAAGTTGCTTAATTTTAGATTTAGAATCAATTGAGGTGTAGCATCACAGTCATAATCCACTCAATGACTTAAGGTGGAAGCTTAACTTCCTTAATTTTAACTTTAGAGACAATCTCACCTTAAAGAAGATGTTTCTATTTATGATTGTGCAATTTGTACATTTAAATATTATTCCCAATCCAAATATTGCATTTGCAAACAGTTGATGGAGACGATTGTCATATTGGCCTATAATTGTAACGTTAAGAGAAAAGTGCATTGTGCTGTCATAGTGACATTTGTGAACTAGAAAATTGAAGGGAAGCCAAAGAGTGAACTGGTAATTCTTTGTTTGGTTGGCAAAAATTAAAGTGAAGACAAAAGGGAGGGAGGCACCAAAAAGAATGGAAGAGGTAGAATGAAACAGCATGTGCGTGACTCTCATTAAAGAAAGAACATTTGGGTAGGTGAACAGTGTCATAACAGAAGCAAAAATGAACTTATAGGGAAAACACTAACATGCTTTATAAATATGTAGGTCAATGTTGAGATTGTGATAACCTTAAACTCTGTAGGAGTTAGAGGTTAGAGACCATGTATGCATTATCTGAATCCTTAAATCTCATTACGATAGtgaattttgtttttcttctcaTCGATGGATGTAGGCATTTGGGAATACCATGCAGTTATTGTTAGTTTTTCCTGACGGGTTTATTTTCTTGGGGGAGGGAGGGACCAAGTATATATCTTCTAATAGATATTTCTTTTTGTTATGTCATTGACTTCCTTTCCTGTAGAAGCTGATCATATTATATGTTATATTAATGATGTTAGTTATTGAAATCGTGCAATTTGAATGATATTATGAAATGTCACAGATTGGGAAGCAATGGCAGATCGCAAGCCTGATGAGTTACTGCCCACAGTATCCTCAGATTGTATAGCTGGAGTATCAAATCTTAAATTGGAGAATTCTAAGAGTCCAGCCCCAAAGCGGCGTGGAAGAGGAACATTTTCTTATGAAAAACATGAACTTTATAGTGATCAATTACGTGATAGCTCAGTCGACGATGTTGAGGATGAAGGGAGTCACTGTAATTCAGAAGATAAAAAAGTTGTACAGAACGGTAAGCAATGACCCCTGACATTTCGATTGAACTGTAATAACTGGTTATGTGCTTAGTGTAAGATCTGCGTTTCTTGTATCAAATCTAATTGTATGTGGACTGTGGTGAAGCTAGGAGGTTATGAATTCTCATAATATATCAGATCAAAGATTCATTTtcatttaaaagataatttatccTTTCTGCTAGGGGCAGTGTGTTGGAAGAGATTAGATTTTAACTATTGTTTTTTTCAATTCAGCAAAATACGGGACTGCACATGTTCTTGTTTTGGCTGACTTTCCACCAAGTACAAGGACAATCGAACTGGAGAGGCTTTTTGAGGACTTCAAAGATCGTGGATTTGTGATTCGCTGGGTTAATGATACAGTTGCTCTTGCAGTATTCCAAACACCTTCAGTTGGTAATTTCATAGTTTCCTGACTCTAGTATTATTTCTTACCATAAGCAGTACCATCATAAAATTTTCATGCATCAATATTTAAGAATAAGATACGCTGGAATCGACACCACCTTCCATTCTTGTGAACAATTTTTCCTGTTTCTACTCTCTCCCCTGCCCCTCCATGCTTGATCTCTAGTTTGATTTCCTGGCAACTTATATGAAATATTTTGTATTGCAGCACTTGAGGCTCGAAAAAGTATTCGTTGTCCATTCAATGTAAGGATACTTAGTGAAGATGATACACTCCTTGGTTCAATTAAAACTAAAGGTAATTGACTCCATTTGCACATTTCTAGTTTAAGTGGATTTTCACTTCCAattgaagaaaataataaataactattAGACTCTGTTAAAACAGGCAGTCAGGCAGCATTAGATTGTCACTAGTAGTGAAAAATTTTTCTTGACTGTCATTCaatcaaaatcattcaattaATATGAGCACTTGTTCCTCAATTAGGGGTAAGATGAATTATCCTTGTCTTGATGCCATGGTTTTCTTGTTTCCTTCTTGTTTCAGACTTGGAACCACCACGGCAACGACCAAAAACATCTGCCCAAGCAGCACAGCGGCTGATTGCTCATGGCATGGGATTAAAGTTACCGTTGGTAGGATCTGGGTCCAGAGAACACAGAAAGCAAGAGGATGCCAGGAGGGACCGCATTGTTACCAGGCAAAAGTTGAGGGACGAGGCTTGGGGAGATGACTAGTATCTTCCACAGAATGGAAAAATGGCCATTGTTTTGTACAACCTGGTTTTTTTTTGCCCACGGTATCTACCAGTCCGACAGGTCAATGACTAATCCATTGCGAATGGCCAATGGgttactgcatgcacaaggcaGGATTCAAACCTCCGACGCtggcttaagcggacgagtgagttgACCACTCGATCTGGTTCCTTGATAAACTATTTTTTCACTACAGAATGGGCTTGCGCCTTTGTTTGTGGTGCCTGTTTAGATATCTATTATTGATtgctaaataaaatatttataaataaaaaaatcttagacttttcttcaatttttcatcgcaaatatttattttaagaagAGCAACAAACaccttataacctataagagtggcgaAACAATTTTTTATCGCAAATATTTCCTTTTGTTaagctgaaaaagaagaaagagtgaATAAGTTTTATGGTTTGAGTTGATCTCAGTTTCTCAAGGTAATTAACTCCATTTCTCAGCTTAGATAGttttatttttaagagtaaagtatcgtttttgtccccaacgtttggggtaagccccaaagttgtccctaacgtttcaatcgtcctatttaagtccctaacgtttcaaaattgactcaatgttatcctgccgttagggatccattaacagaattgacgacgggacaaaattgagacgattttaaaacgttagggatttaaataggacgaaaacgttggggacaaaaacgatacatagaaataattttaattttatccttcaataatattaattttttactatacatagtattcaattagttttttaatcacatctaagtaaattacacttaatcatattactttcatcctaaataaattaatttctttattttaatcttaaagatttttggttatcatgaaatgtttgtagaatgactagaatataaacttgcagaaaagaaaaaaataatatatatacaataaaatataaattataccttttgtctctaatgtatcaaaattctttaaaattataaaaaaataaatttatttaaaatgaaagtaatataattaagtataatttacttagatgtaattaaaagattgatattattaaaagataaaattaaattaaaatttatttttatgtatcgtttttgttcccaacattttcgtcctatttaagtccctaacgtttcaaaattgtctcgattttgtcccaccgtcaattctgttaacggatccctaacggcaggacaacattgagtcaattttgaaacgttagggacttaaataggacgattgaaacgttagagacaactttaggacttaccctaaacgttagggataaaaacgatactttactctatttttaatcatgttaggtgtatattaaaattagatactaaaattagttattaatataaaatatacattgaaaatgaattaaataacatatatttatatacaaaatatatagTAATTGATTTTCATAGCtaattttaattgttattttcgCTCATGGGCAAGTGTTGGGTGCATTGATTTTATTAGTCTAAAGATGAATAATTGAAGAGTCTAGATATGAATAAAATGGATGAATACATATGAGTGGAtagtttcatttatttatttatttttatgtcgtTAGGAAGTTAAACTCACTTTGAAGAGCTTAGTCCAAAAAGGATAACCATGTTTCCAAGTTATTATGGCATCCTGGCTGGAAACCCTAACTATTTCTCTATTTAGAGACACATAAATTGAAGGATGCAAACAAAGTGTCTTCCATTTACTCATCTCTAGCAAGTTTCACACGTCTCCTCTAGCTAGCTATATAATCTGAAATAAAGCTTCTGTTCATAATTTGACTTGATCGTCAATTACTGCCATTATCGGCATAACATGTGCATTTAACTCTTACCTTGGGAAAAGGTTTTAGATACTTTAACTAGACtaatatacaaaattatttttaagattttatttggaGAAACAAATCAGTTTTCAATTCATTTTTTGACAGAATAACTCTCTAGATcagtctttaaaaattttaaaagaagatattttaatttccaaaaaaattaatacactgatcaatcttaaatttttttttctattagacATTAATAGTCTTCcatccaaaaaaaataaagtaaaattattgttattattattattattaattatacaataataatattgtaccataatttcttgtaatttttgacaaaaataatgataactttattcattaaatttttatatatagtcactcaataataataataatcaataaaattattagagattattttacaaaaaattcaaggttgaaattatttgatatttttgtatttaatataattaaaaaatgtcctattttaaaaattatgtttgtattaaaaaaatattttaatttagattttaaaacATTATTATTTATCTTACTTGTTTCTAATGAAAAGAGTGTATTAATATGTTAGTATCATCGTCCACACGTACAAActtaagttaataataataaaggttgacATATAGTAAAAGTCAAATAGATGGGGGACTGTTATGTCTAACAGAAAAAAACGTTGGGATTGATCTGCGTATTAATTTTTTTCGGGGACTAAAATATTCGCTTTTAAAATTCTTGGGGACAGACTTGGGTAATTACTCTACTGAAAAATAAATTGGGAACTGATTTGTCTACCGAAGTAAAACCTTAGAAAttgatttgtatattaatttttcttagagATTAAAATGTCCCTTTTAAAATCCTTTgctgatttggataattactcaTATTTTAATTAGTACACTCTAAAAGAATTAGAGCCTGTTTTAATTTGGAAAGTagcaaattttttttacttttggattGTGAAAAGTTATATTACAAGTGTTTGGTATCATTTTTTAGAAAAGTTTTTAACTTTTTGAAAAGTTAATTGAGAGCTTTTGAAGAAGTAGAAAAATGTGACTTCTTCCTTCTCAAaagttattttatcattcattaaAAAATTTGACTTTAAAATAAAAGAGACCATTGATGCTAATTTCATTATTGGCTCTGCGAAAAATATTTTGTTTCTACTAGAAACATTGGCTCTTCACCACTATTTTTATGTAAGATTTCATCTGCTACAGGTATTGGCTTTCCACTACCATTTTCACACAATATTCCATATGAAGCACATGTTGCATATGttcctttcaaaaaaaaatttatcgtgtaaagtactaaattggtctccTATATTTGGGCGTAATCCTGTTTTGgtctttaaggtttaaagtgttctatttgaatccaaaaagttttatttagtttcaatgtAGTCTCATCGTAAGGTCAAAGTTAAATCattaacggaatgtcctacatgacagtaATATAAGAACAAGattgataatttggagaacaagtacaagtttcagaggcacaaaatcaactgtgggtgcatcaatacatttatttattatttttattataatttaaataaaatattttctatagaactaaggaaaatgataaataaatgtattgatgcattcacagttgattttgtgcctttaGAGCTTATACTTGTTCTCCAGGTCATCGACCTTATTCTTGTACCGCTGTCACGTaagacatttcgttaattatttaactttgacctcaccgGTGGAATTAattgaaactaaatgaaactttttttagattcaaatagaacactttaaaccttaaggaccaaaacaagATTACACCTAAACGtaagggaccaatttagtactttaccttaagttttttttaaaagagTTTAATTAAATCCAAACTTATCTATAAAACACttatggaaaataaaaaaaatatttttttttattaaagtgaAGAATAAAAGTTTTAACATTTTAATGACATAAAACGCTTGTCTTCAAAATTTAGGTGGAAGAAAAACTGTTGATCCGGTCGATAATTTAGGCAAGGAAAATAACACTAATTTTTGCGTGTAAAATCTGAAGATGATTCCGTGTATGAAAACAGGACCAATGTCAAGGAGGTATGTGGAAAGGGGGAAGTGGACTGGTATAAGGTGTTGaagaaacaaaattttaaacTGGGCCACAATTTAACAATGAAGGCCCAAGGTTTCAGTCAAACATGTTTTGGGTTGGGTGGCTACCAAAAGTCCAAACCTTAGCTTTCATGAGGATCAAGGGAGTAGGGAGTCCGGGTCAGACATGAGGCAACCCAGCAGCGTGCGCCATCGTCTACCCATACGCCAGCGACTAGAAGGCCGTCCATCAGGAAACGTCCACGTCTGGCATCCTTGCAAAACTCGCCAGTTGGAAGTGTGGTGGGGGATGCTTTGGCCCTTGAGAGTCCAGCTGTGATTCAGCCGGAGAAGATAGTAGTGCCGCCACTGACTCCTGTGAGTGGGGCTCTGGAGTTTGGCGTTGCATCAATATTTGAAAAGGAGGGGGAGCAAGAAGGTACAGAGAGCACTGCGCTGCGCCGCTACTGATGTCGTTGATTGTGACTCGGGATAAATATGCATCATCAATAAAGCAGAAGGCAGTGGTGCATGGAAGGCCAAGTTGATCCGTTCCATGGGACAAGTCTTCTACCGAGGTTGGTGATGCAAGTTAATTTGACCTTTTTCTTGATATTCTCTTATCAATTTTATTTAATGGATACTTTAAATATCTTAGTTTGGAATATTAAGGCTGCTTATAATAAGTTAGCCCAGATAAATTCTAAGGAGCTTGTTAGAAAATTTAGACCTGTTTTTTTAGTAGTGATTGAGACCCATTCTCCATTTCAACATTTAAGACTATTCTGGTAAAGACTTGGTTACTATACTGTGAGTATAGAAGAAGCAGTTCGACATAAGAGTGGTATTGGTTCCTTTCTTCAATGTAAGGTACTTGTTGCAAATTAGTTGATGCTTGCAATCAGTGTATCACAATCGAAGTTCAGCTTGAAAATTTGGTTTGGAGGTGTAGTAGTATCTATGGTAGTTCTCAACATAATACTAGAGGTCTTCTTTGGAATTACCTAGTAGCTTAGTCTTCGTCTTTTTAAGGTCTTCTTTGGATTGTCCTTAGTGGTTTTAATGAGATTTTTTTCTCTTATTAAGCTGAGTATTGTCATTTTTCGAGTAGACATACTAATCAGTTTTCCAATTCTTTAGGGGATATGCTATATTTGACTTGAAGACTGTTGGAAGACGTTTTTCTTAGTACAGGAGGGTGAAAAACAACATTGAGGTGGCGAAAAGCTTGACCGATTTGTATTAATAGTGGATGGTTATCTCTTTTTCCTGAGGCCTATGCAGAAATACTGAATAAACTGCAGTCTGATCACTGTCTTATTTTAGTCCGTTGTAAAGGGCACCTGCAACCGAAAAGGAACAAACCCTTCCGTTTTATGATGGCTTGGGATACTTACCCTGGTTACAAAGGTATTGTGAAACACTCTTGGTGGTCTGGCTTTAGAGGGGTGCAAGAAAAGCTTTCGGAGGTGCAGAAGAATTCTCTTGAGTTCAATTCTACATTGTTTGGTAACATCTATGTTAGAAAATATGAATTGGAGCATCAAATTAATTATCTTCAGAAGCGTTTAGAAGAGAGGGAAGATGCTTTCATGCGTCAAAAGGAACAACAGTTGATTGAGGATTATAATAACACTCTTGTACAAGAAGAACTTCTTTGGTTTCAAAAATCCAGAAAACAGTAGGTAAAGTTCGGGGACAGAAATACCAGCTTCTTCCATGTTCAGACACTTATGCAGCGGAAGATAAATAAGATTCATGGTCTCTTTCTCAAGGATGATGTGTAGGGAACGGATCCAGAGGCTCTTAGCCGAAAAGCTGTATctttcttgaagagcttattctGTTAGCTAGAGGATATtgatttggggtgtctggatgaaGTTTCACTTCCTTCTCTAAATGAGAAAGCTTGCTGTAATTTTACTGCACCTGTTACTATGGAGGAAGTTAAGTCAGCTGTTTTTAGCATGAATTCCTTTAAGGCTCGGGGTCCGGATAGTTTCCAAGCTTACTTCTTCAAGAAATATTGGGAGATTAC
This genomic window contains:
- the LOC112789536 gene encoding uncharacterized protein — encoded protein: MEKLEQPPQNWSEAAEDLAAAGDTDGAIAFIESVISNLELQTLKDPSDSIVTQLQLASALTELATLYSSKGFSLKADELRTRASLIKQTQQNDARVGKEYEGERIAPTNLASSCSSSSCKDSNFNGDLDRGLNEKHAELPAETSPHNDSSDDDWEAMADRKPDELLPTVSSDCIAGVSNLKLENSKSPAPKRRGRGTFSYEKHELYSDQLRDSSVDDVEDEGSHCNSEDKKVVQNAKYGTAHVLVLADFPPSTRTIELERLFEDFKDRGFVIRWVNDTVALAVFQTPSVALEARKSIRCPFNVRILSEDDTLLGSIKTKDLEPPRQRPKTSAQAAQRLIAHGMGLKLPLVGSGSREHRKQEDARRDRIVTRQKLRDEAWGDD